AGGGCCCCCCGGATTTTGGGGTTGCTCCATATCAGCATGAAGGTGTGGCTTATTGGTCCTAAGTAAGTAACCATCTGGATCAGCCATATCCAGGGACTGTTAAATGGAATAATGAGGGCTGCGATGAAGATCAGGCTGACAAAGTACAAAGCGtagcagaagaggaaggaggccagCATTACGAGGGCACGGGTGTGAGCCTTGGTGCTGCAGTCCTGCAGGCCAGGACCATGGTGCTGCATGGCCTTCAGGTGTCTCCGGAGGGAGGTGGTCAGCAGGACggaggagatgaggagcaggaggaacgGGACACACAATATGATAAATGTCATGGAAAGGATATAAAGCGACCGGGATGTTTTCCCCTCAACTTCAGTGTAGTTCCCTGACGCATGCTCCTGGGTGAGGATAATGCTATAGCCAGTGGTGATCAGGATAATGGTGACACAGGAAGCCAGCAGGGAGCCAGTGAGGAACCAGGGCACCAGTCCTGAAATCCTTTGCTTCAgccagaggaagagggggtgggTGAAGGTAGAGATTTTCACACAGTAGAAAATGCTGAGCCCGGCAGCCAGCCAGAAGGAGACAAGGCTCAACATTGCTCCCAGGAAgttaaagaagaggaagaaaatacTGCATTCATAAAATTTGGGGAAGATAGAGGCATAGATCCCATTCAGCATTGTCACCCATAGCAGGAGGAACCTGGAGGCTCCCAGACTGGCCACGATCATGTCGCATGGAGGGAGCTTCCTGCATCGGATCCACTCGCTGCCCAACAGCCCCACGATGAATCCATCACCCA
Above is a window of Tachyglossus aculeatus isolate mTacAcu1 chromosome 12 unlocalized genomic scaffold, mTacAcu1.pri SUPER_6_unloc_1, whole genome shotgun sequence DNA encoding:
- the LOC119920824 gene encoding taste receptor type 2 member 41-like, with translation MTALLNILFFSLFLLELLVGMLGDGFIVGLLGSEWIRCRKLPPCDMIVASLGASRFLLLWVTMLNGIYASIFPKFYECSIFFLFFNFLGAMLSLVSFWLAAGLSIFYCVKISTFTHPLFLWLKQRISGLVPWFLTGSLLASCVTIILITTGYSIILTQEHASGNYTEVEGKTSRSLYILSMTFIILCVPFLLLLISSVLLTTSLRRHLKAMQHHGPGLQDCSTKAHTRALVMLASFLFCYALYFVSLIFIAALIIPFNSPWIWLIQMVTYLGPISHTFMLIWSNPKIRGALERGGLQLSTRVSSTIYPVLSDPCIENDYAQRRDQVCWLRVLICNFAGDWGRTQNTPPFGCSLHLLTRPELRELKEIGIGAGDMAAPWPIFFFSLYLLVLLVGLLGDGFIVGLLGSEQV